Proteins encoded in a region of the Elaeis guineensis isolate ETL-2024a chromosome 7, EG11, whole genome shotgun sequence genome:
- the LOC105060456 gene encoding prefoldin subunit 5, translated as MATRGPGAGAGGTIRVSDMEKMSLEQLKSLKEQSDLEVNLLQDSLNKIRTAATRLEIASSALHDLSLRPQGKKLLVPLTASLYVPGTLDDAVKVLVDVGTGYFIEKTMTEGKDYCDRKINLLKSNYEELIEMASKKKNIADEAGIILQAKLRQSSSSA; from the exons ATGGCGACGCGAGGGCCGGGAGCAGGGGCTGGGGGCACGATTAGGGTTTCGGACATGGAGAAGATGAGTTTGGAGCAGCTCAAATCCCTCAAGGAGCAGTCCGATCTCGAGGTCAATCTCCTCCAGGACAGCCTAAACAAGATCCGGACCGCCGCCACCCGCCTCGAGATCGCCTCCTCCGCCCTCCACGACCTCTCCCTCCGCCCCCAAG GGAAGAAGCTGCTGGTCCCTCTCACGGCGTCTCTCTACGTTCCCGGCACCCTCGATGATGCCGTTAAAGTTCTCGTTGATGTCGGGACTGGATACTTCATCGAG AAAACCATGACTGAGGGCAAGGACTATTGTGATCGAAAAATTAATttactcaagtctaattatgaggAACTTATTGAG ATGGCTTCCAAAAAGAAAAACATAGCAGATGAAGCTGGAATTATCTTACAAGCAAAACTCAGGCAATCATCTTCAAGTGCATGA
- the LOC105060455 gene encoding uncharacterized protein isoform X2, with the protein MAKRAVKYSVIDAFTDTPFKGNPAAVCQLDDEVAGAVDEEWMQTVAKEFNISQTAFLTRVATTFGSDSNGVPTNPRFDLRWFTPVSEVELCGHATLAAAHYLLTSGVVKCDVIEFVTKSGLLTAKKVQLPSKFSNNEADGRFYIELDFPMVPVVECDSTEIPSIPETLNGAAMVNVQKTATANDLIVELASGNEVAGIHPKFDELQNCAGGGVIITGAAPSQSGFDFFTRFFCPKLGIPEDPVCGSAHCALAPYWSKKLGKHNLIAYMASPRGGILDLQWEEEAGRVKIRGEAVTVMVGTLVV; encoded by the exons ATGGCAAAAAGAGCAGTGAAGTACTCAGTG ATAGATGCCTTTACTGATACTCCCTTCAAGGGGAATCCGGCTGCTGTGTGCCAGCTGGACGATGAAGTGGCAGGAGCTGTGGATGAGGAGTGGATGCAGACGGTTGCCAAGGAGTTCAACATCTCACAGACCGCCTTCCTGACTCGCGTCGCCACCACCTTTGGTTCAGACAGCAATGGTGTTCCCACCAACCCCCGGTTCGACCTCCGGTGGTTCACCCCCGTCTCTGAG GTTGAACTTTGCGGTCATGCAACATTAGCTGCTGCACATTACCTTCTCACTTCTGGTGTGGTAAAATGCGACGTAATTGAGTTTGTTACGAAGTCTGGCCTTCTGACAGCCAAGAAAGTTCAATTGCCTTCAAAGTTTTCTAATAATGAAGCAGATGGACGCTTCTATATCGAATTGGATTTTCCGATGGTTCCGGTGGTAGAATGTGATTCTACAGAAATCCCATCGATTCCTGAAACTTTGAACGGAGCAGCAATGGTCAATGTTCAGAAAACAGCGACTGCAAATGATCTCATT GTGGAACTCGCTTCAGGAAATGAAGTTGCTGGCATACATCCAAAGTTTGATGAGTTACAAAATTGTGCTGGGGGAGGGGTAATAATAACAGGAGCTGCTCCTTCTCAATCTGGATTTGATTTCTTCACTCGGTTTTTTTGTCCCAAGCTAGGGATCCCTGAG GATCCTGTTTGTGGTAGCGCACATTGTGCACTAGCACCCTATTGGAGTAAGAAGCTGGGGAAACACAATCTCATTGCTTACATG GCTTCTCCAAGGGGTGGGATATTGGACTTGCAATGGGAAGAGGAGGCAGGACGAGTGAAGATTCGGGGAGAAGCTGTTACTGTGATGGTGGGCACTTTAGTGGTCTAG
- the LOC105060455 gene encoding uncharacterized protein isoform X1 — translation MAKRAVKYSVIDAFTDTPFKGNPAAVCQLDDEVAGAVDEEWMQTVAKEFNISQTAFLTRVATTFGSDSNGVPTNPRFDLRWFTPVSEVELCGHATLAAAHYLLTSGVVKCDVIEFVTKSGLLTAKKVQLPSKFSNNEADGRFYIELDFPMVPVVECDSTEIPSIPETLNGAAMVNVQKTATANDLIVELASGNEVAGIHPKFDELQNCAGGGVIITGAAPSQSGFDFFTRFFCPKLGIPEDPVCGSAHCALAPYWSKKLGKHNLIAYMVGWSLFFFFFWSVYCVVITCMLEQASPRGGILDLQWEEEAGRVKIRGEAVTVMVGTLVV, via the exons ATGGCAAAAAGAGCAGTGAAGTACTCAGTG ATAGATGCCTTTACTGATACTCCCTTCAAGGGGAATCCGGCTGCTGTGTGCCAGCTGGACGATGAAGTGGCAGGAGCTGTGGATGAGGAGTGGATGCAGACGGTTGCCAAGGAGTTCAACATCTCACAGACCGCCTTCCTGACTCGCGTCGCCACCACCTTTGGTTCAGACAGCAATGGTGTTCCCACCAACCCCCGGTTCGACCTCCGGTGGTTCACCCCCGTCTCTGAG GTTGAACTTTGCGGTCATGCAACATTAGCTGCTGCACATTACCTTCTCACTTCTGGTGTGGTAAAATGCGACGTAATTGAGTTTGTTACGAAGTCTGGCCTTCTGACAGCCAAGAAAGTTCAATTGCCTTCAAAGTTTTCTAATAATGAAGCAGATGGACGCTTCTATATCGAATTGGATTTTCCGATGGTTCCGGTGGTAGAATGTGATTCTACAGAAATCCCATCGATTCCTGAAACTTTGAACGGAGCAGCAATGGTCAATGTTCAGAAAACAGCGACTGCAAATGATCTCATT GTGGAACTCGCTTCAGGAAATGAAGTTGCTGGCATACATCCAAAGTTTGATGAGTTACAAAATTGTGCTGGGGGAGGGGTAATAATAACAGGAGCTGCTCCTTCTCAATCTGGATTTGATTTCTTCACTCGGTTTTTTTGTCCCAAGCTAGGGATCCCTGAG GATCCTGTTTGTGGTAGCGCACATTGTGCACTAGCACCCTATTGGAGTAAGAAGCTGGGGAAACACAATCTCATTGCTTACATG GTTGGATGgtccttatttttcttcttcttctggagTGTTTATTGTGTTGTCATCACTTGTATGCTTGAGCAGGCTTCTCCAAGGGGTGGGATATTGGACTTGCAATGGGAAGAGGAGGCAGGACGAGTGAAGATTCGGGGAGAAGCTGTTACTGTGATGGTGGGCACTTTAGTGGTCTAG